The following are from one region of the Actinoplanes sp. L3-i22 genome:
- a CDS encoding cyclase family protein, translating to MTGQAETAGRSRPTQDDVLGYFDTLSNWGRWGDDDERGTLNLITDDVRLAAARSVRHGRSVSCAWDVTVPQEMERSTTSCPCAAEMPGAEHMPAAFHADRRWGFSNERLGLMFHGNTVTHVDSPCHLFWDGAMYNGRSHALVDAASGSAWAAVTAAADGIVTRGVLLDVAGARGVPWLEPGQGVFPEDLEAAERRQGVRVRAGDAVLLRTGYGRARREGAENHGFTQAGWHASCLPWLRERGVALIGADTPQDVQPSGYPGVLMPVHAVGLVAMGLWLLDNCDLEACVRTAAELGQWDFQLAVAPVRLAGTSGSPVNPIATF from the coding sequence GGCCGCTGGGGTGACGACGACGAGCGCGGCACCCTGAACCTGATCACCGACGACGTCCGGCTGGCGGCGGCGCGGTCCGTGCGGCACGGCCGGAGCGTGTCGTGCGCGTGGGACGTCACCGTGCCGCAGGAGATGGAGCGGTCGACGACCTCGTGCCCGTGCGCCGCCGAGATGCCCGGCGCGGAGCACATGCCGGCCGCCTTCCACGCCGACCGGCGCTGGGGCTTCTCGAACGAGCGGCTCGGCCTGATGTTCCACGGCAACACCGTCACCCACGTCGACTCGCCGTGCCACCTGTTCTGGGACGGCGCGATGTACAACGGGCGGTCGCACGCGCTGGTCGACGCGGCGTCCGGGTCGGCCTGGGCGGCGGTCACCGCGGCGGCGGACGGGATCGTCACCCGGGGTGTGCTGCTGGACGTCGCCGGCGCCCGCGGGGTGCCGTGGCTGGAGCCGGGCCAGGGCGTGTTCCCCGAGGACCTCGAGGCGGCCGAGCGCCGCCAGGGTGTCCGGGTGCGGGCCGGCGACGCGGTGCTGCTGCGGACCGGGTACGGCCGGGCCCGGCGGGAGGGCGCCGAGAACCACGGCTTCACCCAGGCCGGCTGGCACGCGTCCTGCCTGCCCTGGCTGCGCGAGCGCGGCGTCGCGCTGATCGGCGCCGACACCCCGCAGGACGTGCAGCCGTCGGGCTACCCCGGCGTGCTGATGCCGGTGCACGCGGTGGGCCTGGTGGCGATGGGCCTGTGGCTGCTCGACAACTGTGACCTGGAGGCGTGCGTGCGCACCGCGGCCGAGCTGGGTCAGTGGGACTTCCAGCTCGCGGTCGCGCCGGTCCGGCTGGCCGGGACGTCCGGCAGCCCGGTCAACCCGATCGCGACGTTCTGA
- a CDS encoding diguanylate cyclase domain-containing protein yields the protein MRSTAPRRRLSAGIAAMLCALVLGAGVTWATVTVFSNGESDAAEQTMDRRSQDVTRTIINEISQFQDSLDDLSRAVGSQTTLTLADYDNLTSGLTTERLPGAGGVTFVVPAPDGQVPAVQRRWRALGSPDLLLQPVGTNVEHMFVIFDRPLDGGPRISGRDVSQAAYSAAALQLSRDSDQFVVSAPYVLVRDKTAPGKQQLSFTFTVPVYTYHGTRKGAFLGWIVAGVRGGDFLDRTLRNASGYGLKARLDDGTSTEVAAVPHGARLAGSSLNRTTSVTAGRRQWQVTVGPTRVALESAGRRLIQLTLWCGVLVTLLIGALVGTLAFARDRALARVDEATAALRKDIVRRERAETLLRQREQELRRLAFHDPLTGLANRLLFYDRIRAAATGPYAALFIDLDGFKQINDALGHAIGDRLLQTVAARLTGCTRAGDTVARLGGDEFAVLIEHLADVDEARHCADRIVRAVAESILLDGVDLRVGASVGIAAGTSGDDVDEVVRRADEAMYQAKAAGKGRFVLAGSAR from the coding sequence ATGCGCTCCACCGCACCGCGTCGGCGGCTCTCGGCGGGCATCGCCGCCATGCTCTGCGCGCTGGTCCTGGGCGCGGGCGTCACCTGGGCCACGGTGACCGTGTTCAGCAACGGCGAGAGCGACGCCGCCGAGCAGACCATGGACCGCCGCTCCCAGGACGTCACCCGCACGATCATCAACGAGATCAGTCAGTTCCAGGACTCCCTCGACGACCTCAGCCGGGCCGTCGGCTCGCAGACCACGCTGACCCTGGCCGACTACGACAACCTGACGTCCGGGCTGACCACCGAGCGGCTGCCCGGCGCCGGCGGCGTGACCTTCGTGGTGCCGGCGCCGGACGGCCAGGTCCCGGCGGTGCAGCGGCGGTGGCGGGCGCTGGGCAGCCCCGACCTGCTGCTGCAGCCGGTCGGGACGAACGTCGAGCACATGTTCGTGATCTTCGACCGGCCGCTGGACGGCGGGCCGCGGATCAGTGGCCGGGACGTGAGCCAGGCGGCCTACTCCGCCGCGGCGCTGCAGTTGTCGCGAGACTCGGACCAGTTCGTGGTCAGCGCGCCCTACGTGCTGGTCCGGGACAAGACCGCCCCGGGGAAGCAGCAGCTCTCGTTCACCTTCACGGTGCCGGTCTACACCTACCACGGCACCCGGAAGGGGGCGTTCCTGGGCTGGATCGTGGCGGGGGTCCGCGGCGGCGACTTCCTGGACCGTACCCTGCGCAACGCCTCCGGCTACGGACTCAAGGCCCGGCTCGACGACGGCACCAGCACCGAGGTGGCCGCCGTCCCGCACGGCGCCCGGCTGGCCGGCAGCTCGCTGAACCGCACGACGAGCGTCACCGCCGGCCGGCGGCAGTGGCAGGTCACCGTCGGCCCGACCCGGGTCGCGCTGGAGTCCGCCGGGCGCCGGCTGATTCAGCTCACCCTGTGGTGCGGGGTGCTGGTCACGCTGCTGATCGGGGCGCTGGTCGGCACGCTCGCCTTCGCCCGCGACCGCGCCCTGGCCCGGGTCGACGAGGCGACCGCCGCGTTGCGCAAGGACATCGTGCGCCGCGAGCGGGCCGAGACGCTGCTGCGGCAGCGGGAGCAGGAGTTGCGGCGGCTGGCCTTCCACGATCCGCTCACCGGCCTGGCCAACCGGCTGCTGTTCTACGACCGGATCCGGGCGGCCGCGACCGGGCCGTACGCCGCGCTCTTCATCGACCTGGACGGGTTCAAGCAGATCAACGACGCGCTCGGGCACGCCATCGGCGACCGCCTGCTGCAGACGGTGGCCGCCCGGCTGACCGGGTGCACCCGGGCCGGCGACACCGTGGCCCGGCTCGGCGGCGACGAGTTCGCCGTGCTGATCGAGCACCTGGCCGACGTCGACGAGGCGCGTCACTGCGCCGACCGGATCGTCCGGGCCGTCGCCGAGTCGATCCTGCTCGACGGCGTCGACCTGCGGGTCGGGGCGAGCGTCGGCATCGCCGCCGGCACGTCCGGCGACGACGTGGACGAGGTGGTGCGCCGCGCCGACGAGGCCATGTACCAGGCGAAAGCCGCCGGCAAGGGCCGCTTCGTGCTGGCCGGCTCGGCCCGCTGA
- a CDS encoding YihY/virulence factor BrkB family protein — MAVRRFSERTGARWQRLRDRVGWVDHLARAGVRYDEADGGRLAAAITYYAFFGTFAAWLMGFAVFGFVLDDPQVLRAVARYLALDLPRLDLQALRQARTTAGVIAFIGLPITGWFWTDAFRSSIRRIWRLPEYPGRLPARVLADLLVLLGLGVLLVASLAAAYATNTVASRVSEVAGVGDSLSRLGLSVVGFLVGAGMNTALACGALAGLPRVRMAWPRLLGPAVLAGVAIELLKTIGGLYVRATEANPVYQLVAGSVGLLVFLNAVNQVLLFAAALTATSTTGTPSDLSAAEPEPETEPEEPKIHRL, encoded by the coding sequence ATGGCGGTCAGGCGTTTCTCCGAGCGGACCGGGGCGCGCTGGCAGCGCCTGCGGGACCGGGTCGGCTGGGTCGATCACCTGGCCCGGGCCGGCGTGCGGTACGACGAGGCCGACGGTGGCCGGCTGGCCGCCGCGATCACCTACTACGCGTTCTTCGGGACGTTCGCGGCCTGGCTGATGGGGTTCGCGGTCTTCGGGTTCGTGCTCGACGACCCGCAGGTGCTGCGCGCGGTGGCCCGCTATCTCGCGCTCGACCTGCCCCGGCTCGACCTGCAGGCGCTGCGCCAGGCCCGGACCACCGCCGGGGTCATCGCGTTCATCGGGCTGCCGATCACCGGCTGGTTCTGGACCGACGCGTTCCGCTCCTCGATCCGCCGGATCTGGCGGCTGCCCGAGTATCCGGGCCGCCTGCCGGCCCGGGTGCTGGCGGATCTGCTCGTGCTGCTCGGCCTGGGCGTGCTGCTGGTCGCCTCGCTCGCCGCGGCCTATGCGACGAACACCGTCGCGAGCCGGGTCTCCGAGGTCGCGGGGGTCGGGGACAGCCTGTCGCGGCTGGGGCTTTCGGTGGTCGGCTTCCTGGTCGGCGCCGGCATGAACACCGCCCTGGCCTGCGGCGCGCTGGCCGGGCTGCCCCGGGTGCGGATGGCGTGGCCCCGCCTGCTCGGCCCGGCGGTGCTGGCCGGGGTCGCCATCGAGCTGCTCAAGACGATCGGCGGCCTGTACGTCCGGGCCACCGAGGCCAATCCGGTGTATCAGCTGGTCGCCGGGTCGGTCGGGCTGCTGGTCTTCCTCAACGCGGTGAACCAGGTGCTGCTGTTCGCGGCCGCCCTGACCGCGACGAGCACCACCGGCACCCCGTCCGACCTGTCCGCGGCCGAGCCGGAGCCGGAGACCGAGCCCGAGGAGCCGAAGATTCATCGGTTGTAG
- a CDS encoding alpha/beta fold hydrolase, with amino-acid sequence MTDSVNDEGFLQVGGGHRIRWQDWGKPGGVPIVFLHGGPGAGFDDTHKALFDPARHHVLFHDQRGCGLSTPFAGTEHNTTADLVDDIAALLALRGWESAHVVGGSWGSTLGLLFAMSYPNRVFSLLLWSIYLARRFDDEWVLGGPPRFFFPREWERFLAMIPVEHRTDPGTMTAYYRERLDDVDPKVARLYAVEWTLWETALCSIEYDPARNELDVTTDPATVAVARLETHYFTNGCFLPENHILDGVAKLRDVPCVVVQGRFDMCTPPIGADELARAYGDGLRLDWVNAGHLRTDPEMNAALRGALSALR; translated from the coding sequence GTGACGGACTCGGTGAACGACGAAGGATTTCTGCAGGTCGGTGGCGGTCATCGGATCCGCTGGCAGGACTGGGGGAAGCCGGGCGGCGTCCCGATCGTCTTCCTGCACGGCGGGCCGGGCGCGGGCTTCGACGACACGCACAAGGCGCTGTTCGATCCGGCCCGGCATCACGTGCTCTTCCACGACCAGCGCGGGTGTGGGCTCAGCACGCCGTTCGCCGGCACCGAGCACAACACGACCGCGGACCTGGTCGACGACATCGCGGCGCTGCTGGCGCTCCGGGGCTGGGAGTCCGCCCACGTGGTCGGCGGGTCGTGGGGGTCGACGCTCGGGTTGTTGTTTGCCATGTCGTACCCAAATCGGGTTTTCAGTCTGTTGCTCTGGAGTATTTATCTGGCTCGGCGGTTCGATGACGAATGGGTGCTGGGTGGGCCGCCCCGATTCTTCTTCCCCCGGGAATGGGAACGGTTCCTGGCGATGATTCCGGTGGAGCACCGCACCGATCCGGGCACCATGACGGCCTATTACCGGGAACGGCTCGACGACGTGGATCCGAAGGTCGCCCGGCTCTATGCGGTGGAATGGACGCTCTGGGAGACGGCGCTCTGCTCGATCGAATACGATCCCGCCCGCAACGAGCTCGACGTCACCACCGATCCGGCGACCGTCGCGGTGGCGCGGCTGGAGACCCACTACTTCACCAACGGTTGTTTCCTGCCGGAGAACCACATTCTCGACGGGGTCGCCAAGCTGCGCGACGTGCCCTGCGTCGTCGTGCAGGGGCGGTTCGACATGTGCACCCCGCCGATCGGCGCCGACGAACTGGCCCGCGCCTACGGTGACGGCCTGCGCCTGGACTGGGTCAATGCCGGCCACCTGCGCACCGATCCGGAAATGAACGCCGCCCTGCGCGGGGCCCTGAGCGCACTGCGGTGA
- a CDS encoding RDD family protein: MINAQQNSLNVHVTRRRIFATLIDGVVLSVVLNILGRIFDVEVPTGSLDLTTLSFGGSLLTAVVVLAYYIVLEGWFGWTVGKLVTGIRVVDEHGNRPGFVSALVRTLLRMIDGIFAYLVALIIVVNSSRRRRLGDMAAKTLVVRAS, encoded by the coding sequence GTGATCAATGCGCAGCAGAACTCGCTGAATGTCCACGTCACCCGGCGCCGCATCTTCGCGACGCTGATCGACGGCGTCGTCCTGAGCGTGGTGCTCAACATCCTGGGACGGATCTTCGACGTCGAGGTGCCGACCGGCAGCCTCGACCTGACCACGCTGTCGTTCGGCGGCAGCCTGCTGACCGCCGTGGTGGTGCTCGCCTACTACATCGTGCTCGAGGGCTGGTTCGGCTGGACGGTCGGCAAGCTCGTCACCGGGATCCGGGTGGTCGACGAGCACGGCAACCGGCCGGGCTTCGTGTCGGCGCTGGTCCGCACGCTGCTGCGGATGATCGACGGGATCTTCGCCTACCTGGTGGCGCTGATCATCGTGGTCAACTCGTCGCGCCGCCGGCGTCTCGGCGACATGGCCGCGAAGACGCTGGTCGTCCGCGCCTCCTGA
- a CDS encoding DUF2127 domain-containing protein, whose translation MDLNLWVCGRRGHLTYAPAEEDLRARLHATTALGVAWRCLRCGDFVLGEPRMSGPAADAPLVPRGRALRDAIILRLLAVERFVKGVFVLAAGYGVIQFRGRRDAIERAFHEDVPLLKPFTDKIGWNLENSAVVETIRRVVEAQASTLLWAGIALLVYGALQLTEGAGLWLLKRWGEYFALIATSLGLPIEIYELTERLTWFRVAALVINVAAVLYLLISKRLFGIRGGHRAYEAERHEMSLMEVEHSATGQPAKHDPSPARAAG comes from the coding sequence GTGGATCTGAACCTGTGGGTGTGTGGGCGTCGTGGGCACCTGACGTATGCGCCGGCCGAGGAGGACCTTCGGGCCCGGCTGCACGCGACGACGGCGCTGGGGGTGGCCTGGCGGTGCCTGCGCTGCGGCGACTTCGTGCTGGGGGAGCCGCGGATGTCCGGGCCGGCCGCGGACGCGCCGCTGGTGCCGCGGGGGCGGGCGCTGCGCGACGCGATCATTCTGCGGCTGCTGGCCGTCGAGCGGTTCGTCAAGGGGGTGTTCGTGCTCGCCGCCGGCTACGGGGTGATCCAGTTCCGGGGGCGGCGGGACGCCATCGAGCGGGCCTTCCACGAGGACGTCCCGCTGCTCAAGCCGTTCACCGACAAGATCGGCTGGAATCTGGAGAACTCGGCGGTGGTGGAGACCATCCGGCGGGTCGTCGAGGCGCAGGCCAGCACGCTGCTCTGGGCCGGGATCGCGCTGCTCGTCTACGGGGCGCTGCAGCTCACCGAGGGCGCCGGGCTGTGGCTGCTGAAGCGCTGGGGTGAGTATTTCGCGCTGATCGCCACGTCGCTCGGCCTGCCGATCGAGATCTACGAGCTGACCGAGCGGCTGACCTGGTTCCGGGTCGCGGCCCTGGTGATCAACGTGGCGGCGGTGCTCTACCTGCTGATCTCCAAGCGGCTGTTCGGGATCCGGGGCGGGCACCGGGCGTACGAGGCCGAGCGGCACGAGATGAGCCTGATGGAGGTGGAGCACTCGGCCACCGGGCAGCCGGCTAAGCACGACCCGAGCCCGGCCCGGGCGGCGGGGTAG
- a CDS encoding MerR family transcriptional regulator, producing MAEHLTVGRVAELAGVSVRTLHHYDEIGLARPSGRTAGGYRAYSAADVERLREVLAYRRLGFGLREIADLVGDPATDAVAHLRRLRGLLREQRDRAGVMVTAIDRELEARAMGIGTTSEEKLTMFGARLYDDIGAAYPATRRTEPRIAARVWAALGDARTVLNVGAGTGSYEPADRAVTAVEPSAVMRAQRPAGAAPCVAGSAESLPFEDQSFDAAMAFSTVHHWADPIAGLREMRRVARRVVVFTHDDSASGWLQRFWLTRDYLPEVGDIVAGRPSVVRLAEAIGARIEPVLIPWDCADGFFEAYWRRPEAYLDEPVRRAVSVWTRVGTAAERRAVDELRADLASGRWAERNRELVGLDAAELGLRLLVTGE from the coding sequence GTGGCAGAGCACCTGACCGTGGGGCGCGTGGCCGAACTGGCCGGCGTGAGCGTCCGAACGCTGCACCACTACGACGAGATCGGGCTCGCGCGACCGTCCGGGCGGACCGCGGGCGGCTATCGGGCCTATTCGGCGGCCGATGTGGAGCGGCTGCGGGAGGTGCTGGCCTACCGGCGGCTGGGCTTCGGGCTGCGCGAGATCGCGGACCTGGTCGGCGACCCGGCCACCGACGCGGTCGCGCACCTGCGCCGGTTGCGCGGCCTGCTGCGGGAGCAGCGTGATCGGGCCGGCGTGATGGTGACGGCCATCGACCGGGAACTGGAGGCACGGGCCATGGGGATCGGGACGACATCCGAGGAGAAGCTGACCATGTTCGGGGCACGGTTGTACGACGACATCGGAGCGGCCTACCCGGCGACGCGGCGCACCGAGCCGCGGATCGCCGCGCGGGTCTGGGCGGCGCTCGGCGACGCGCGGACGGTGCTGAACGTCGGGGCCGGCACCGGCTCCTACGAGCCGGCCGACCGGGCGGTCACGGCGGTCGAGCCGTCGGCGGTCATGCGGGCACAACGGCCGGCGGGCGCGGCGCCGTGCGTGGCCGGCAGCGCGGAGAGCCTGCCGTTCGAGGATCAGTCCTTCGACGCGGCGATGGCGTTCAGCACCGTCCACCACTGGGCGGATCCGATCGCCGGGTTGCGCGAGATGCGCCGGGTGGCCCGCCGGGTGGTGGTGTTCACCCACGACGACAGCGCGTCCGGCTGGTTGCAGCGGTTCTGGCTGACCCGGGACTACCTGCCGGAGGTGGGTGACATCGTGGCGGGCCGGCCGTCGGTGGTCCGGCTGGCCGAGGCGATCGGGGCGCGGATCGAGCCGGTGCTCATCCCGTGGGACTGCGCGGACGGCTTCTTCGAGGCGTACTGGCGGCGGCCCGAGGCGTACCTGGACGAGCCGGTCCGCCGGGCCGTGTCGGTGTGGACCCGGGTCGGGACGGCGGCCGAGCGGCGGGCGGTGGACGAACTGCGCGCCGATCTCGCCTCGGGGCGGTGGGCCGAGCGCAACCGCGAACTGGTCGGCCTGGACGCGGCGGAGCTGGGGCTGCGCCTGCTGGTCACGGGCGAATAG
- a CDS encoding MBL fold metallo-hydrolase: MIDFRTPAPVPGSLDVTWNHGRRGEPQIQTHVYDEHTVILRQSKRLNYEAPFMFLLFGNERALLLDTGATESFPLRATVDTLIQDWLKINPRLTYELIVAHTHGHGDHVAADPQFADRPDTTTVAHEPAAVRTFFGFGDESTGAVPFDLGGRVLEVLGTPGHHQASITIYDPWTGLLLTGDTILPGRLYIEDQQAFRTTMDTLVAFAETHPVTHVLGCHVEMTRRPGRDYALGAQFQPRERALQMPPTVLTDIQRATAKAAGKPGIHPHPDFILYLEPGQREQRHLLRRARIRQLQEKFLNP; this comes from the coding sequence ATGATCGATTTCCGGACGCCGGCGCCGGTCCCGGGTTCCCTCGACGTCACCTGGAACCACGGCCGTCGCGGCGAGCCGCAGATCCAGACGCACGTCTACGACGAGCACACGGTGATCCTGCGGCAGAGCAAACGGCTCAACTACGAGGCGCCGTTCATGTTCCTGCTCTTCGGCAACGAGCGGGCGCTGCTGCTCGACACCGGCGCCACCGAGTCCTTCCCGTTGCGGGCCACCGTGGACACGCTCATTCAGGACTGGCTCAAGATCAACCCCCGATTGACGTACGAGCTGATCGTCGCCCACACGCACGGCCACGGCGACCACGTGGCCGCGGACCCCCAGTTCGCCGACCGTCCCGACACCACGACGGTGGCCCACGAGCCGGCGGCCGTCCGCACGTTCTTCGGCTTCGGCGACGAGTCGACCGGCGCGGTCCCGTTCGACCTGGGCGGCCGGGTCCTGGAGGTCCTCGGCACCCCGGGCCACCACCAGGCGTCGATCACGATCTACGACCCGTGGACCGGCCTGCTGCTCACCGGCGACACGATCCTGCCCGGCCGCCTCTACATCGAGGACCAGCAGGCGTTCCGGACGACGATGGACACGCTGGTCGCCTTCGCCGAGACGCACCCGGTCACCCACGTCCTCGGCTGCCACGTCGAGATGACCCGCCGCCCCGGTCGCGACTACGCCCTGGGCGCCCAGTTCCAGCCCCGCGAGCGCGCCCTGCAGATGCCCCCCACCGTCCTCACCGACATCCAGCGCGCCACCGCGAAGGCCGCCGGCAAACCCGGCATCCACCCTCACCCGGACTTCATCCTCTACCTGGAGCCGGGCCAACGCGAACAGCGCCACCTGCTGCGCCGCGCCCGAATCCGTCAGCTCCAAGAAAAATTCCTCAACCCCTGA
- a CDS encoding MSMEG_1061 family FMN-dependent PPOX-type flavoprotein, whose product MTQTRAASVFEALRCDAVPDQEALRLIYERPGDGAVRKQMTELTEQTRQLIACSSLVFVASVDADGNCDVSPRGGPAGFVSVLDSRTVAIPDATGNKRLDTLQNVVATGRAGLLFVIPGRTTTLRMNGRACVSTRPDLLSQLTAVGKPPASALVLGIDEVYPHCPKSLLRGSAWKPDQWLPADAQPTSAEVTLAQLRMPGLTIAEIEQAEVDMLKYRYE is encoded by the coding sequence ATGACGCAAACCCGGGCTGCCAGCGTCTTCGAGGCGCTGCGTTGTGATGCCGTGCCTGATCAGGAGGCGCTGCGGCTGATCTATGAACGTCCCGGTGACGGGGCGGTGCGGAAGCAGATGACCGAGCTCACCGAGCAGACCCGGCAACTGATCGCCTGCTCGTCGCTGGTCTTCGTGGCCAGCGTGGACGCCGACGGGAACTGTGACGTCTCGCCGCGTGGCGGGCCGGCCGGGTTCGTCAGCGTGCTGGATTCCCGGACCGTGGCGATTCCGGACGCGACCGGCAACAAGCGCCTGGACACCCTGCAGAACGTCGTCGCGACCGGCCGGGCCGGGCTGCTGTTCGTCATCCCGGGGCGGACCACGACGCTGCGGATGAACGGGCGGGCCTGCGTCTCGACCCGGCCGGACCTGCTGTCCCAGCTGACCGCGGTGGGCAAGCCGCCGGCCAGTGCGCTGGTGCTGGGGATCGACGAGGTCTACCCGCACTGCCCGAAGTCGCTGCTGCGCGGGTCGGCGTGGAAGCCGGATCAGTGGCTGCCGGCCGACGCCCAGCCGACCTCGGCCGAGGTGACGCTGGCCCAGCTGCGGATGCCGGGGCTGACGATCGCCGAGATCGAGCAGGCCGAGGTGGACATGCTCAAGTACCGGTACGAGTAG
- a CDS encoding serine hydrolase, translating into MVTRRGTLKIAGAAGIATVLITPGRAVAAHPAAGTWQAALDAMVTAGAVGVLAEVHDRAGVWIGSSGTARLGSEQPVPRAGLVRAGSITKSFVATVVLQLAGHGRLHLDDAVQRYLPGLLPDGARITLRDLLQHTSGLHDYTRTDAFAALYEVEGGVERMRSHTWQPQDLIALVADRPLLFEPGTDWRYVNTNFLLLGMVIERVTGSDYRAEIRRRVLRPLGLDRTAVPGTDPYLHGPHPHGYVPTPEPIDVSVYNPSVAGAAGELVSCPHDLNVFFRALVGGRLLPPAVQQQMLAYRTTPVDYDYGLGVMTRVLPGGTRLWGHRGDFLGAYWTETWVTEPGGRQLTVSMTPWGDVNPKAVISAFAATVIEGTER; encoded by the coding sequence ATGGTCACTCGCCGAGGAACGCTGAAGATCGCCGGAGCGGCCGGGATCGCCACCGTACTCATCACCCCGGGCCGGGCCGTCGCGGCGCACCCGGCAGCCGGCACCTGGCAGGCCGCGCTGGACGCGATGGTCACCGCCGGGGCGGTCGGCGTCCTCGCGGAGGTTCACGACCGGGCCGGTGTGTGGATCGGCAGCAGTGGCACCGCCCGCCTGGGATCAGAGCAACCGGTGCCACGCGCCGGCCTGGTGCGGGCCGGCAGCATCACGAAGTCCTTCGTCGCCACCGTGGTGCTGCAGCTGGCCGGGCACGGACGGCTCCACCTCGACGACGCCGTACAGCGATATCTGCCCGGTCTTCTGCCGGACGGCGCCCGAATCACCCTGCGTGACCTGCTGCAACACACCAGTGGCCTGCACGACTACACCAGAACCGACGCGTTCGCGGCGCTCTACGAGGTCGAGGGCGGCGTCGAGCGGATGCGCTCGCACACCTGGCAGCCGCAGGACCTGATCGCGCTCGTCGCCGACCGGCCGCTGCTGTTCGAGCCGGGCACCGACTGGCGCTACGTGAACACCAATTTCCTGCTGCTCGGCATGGTGATCGAGCGAGTCACCGGCTCCGACTACCGCGCGGAGATCCGCCGCCGGGTGCTCCGCCCGCTCGGCCTGGACCGGACCGCCGTGCCCGGCACCGACCCGTACCTGCACGGTCCGCACCCCCACGGCTACGTCCCCACCCCCGAGCCGATCGACGTCAGCGTCTACAACCCGTCGGTGGCCGGCGCCGCCGGCGAGCTGGTCTCCTGCCCGCACGACCTCAACGTCTTCTTCCGCGCCCTGGTCGGCGGCCGGTTGCTGCCACCAGCCGTACAGCAGCAGATGCTCGCCTACCGGACGACGCCGGTCGACTACGACTACGGACTGGGGGTGATGACCCGAGTCCTGCCGGGCGGCACCCGGCTGTGGGGCCACCGCGGCGACTTCCTCGGCGCCTACTGGACCGAGACCTGGGTGACCGAGCCGGGCGGACGCCAGCTGACCGTGTCGATGACCCCCTGGGGCGACGTCAACCCGAAGGCCGTGATCAGCGCGTTCGCCGCGACCGTCATCGAGGGGACGGAACGTTAG
- a CDS encoding ArsI/CadI family heavy metal resistance metalloenzyme — MSRVQLALRVSDLEASVEFYSKLFGTEPAKRRPGYANFAIAEPPLKLVLLEGEPGRSTALDHLGVEVGTSADVDAATARLTGSGLVTLAEGDTECCYALQDKVWVRGPGQEPWEVYVVKGDSAVGDKPIVGSELPVSGCC; from the coding sequence ATGTCCCGTGTCCAGCTCGCGTTGCGAGTCTCCGATCTCGAAGCCTCGGTGGAGTTCTACTCGAAGCTGTTCGGCACCGAACCGGCCAAGCGCCGCCCCGGCTACGCGAACTTCGCGATCGCGGAGCCGCCGCTCAAACTGGTCCTGCTGGAGGGCGAGCCCGGCCGGTCGACGGCGCTGGATCACCTCGGCGTCGAGGTCGGGACCAGCGCAGACGTCGACGCGGCGACCGCCCGGTTGACCGGGTCCGGCCTGGTCACGCTGGCCGAGGGGGACACCGAGTGCTGCTATGCGCTGCAGGACAAGGTGTGGGTGCGTGGTCCCGGGCAGGAGCCGTGGGAGGTGTACGTGGTCAAGGGTGACTCGGCGGTCGGCGACAAGCCCATCGTCGGCAGCGAACTGCCGGTCAGTGGCTGCTGCTGA
- a CDS encoding helix-turn-helix transcriptional regulator: protein MVSEALTPAGAAELAGAFKVLGDPVRLRVLSLIAARRGGEVCVCEITDAFDLTGPTISYHLRQLREAGLVDCQRRGTWVYYWIIPAKLTWLSRFLDPAAAPATATP from the coding sequence ATGGTCAGCGAGGCCCTGACCCCGGCCGGCGCGGCCGAGCTGGCCGGCGCGTTCAAGGTCCTCGGCGACCCGGTCCGCCTGCGCGTGCTGTCGCTGATCGCGGCCCGCCGGGGCGGCGAGGTCTGCGTCTGCGAGATCACCGACGCGTTCGACCTGACCGGCCCGACGATCTCCTACCACCTGCGGCAGCTGCGCGAGGCCGGCCTGGTCGACTGCCAGCGCCGCGGCACCTGGGTCTACTACTGGATCATCCCGGCGAAACTGACCTGGCTCTCCCGGTTCCTCGACCCGGCCGCCGCCCCCGCGACGGCGACCCCGTGA